The Gopherus flavomarginatus isolate rGopFla2 chromosome 18, rGopFla2.mat.asm, whole genome shotgun sequence genome segment GCCTCAAAGGAAAAAAGAGCCAATTACTTTGGCCCTATTAGGAAATTAAAACGACGAACAACTTGATTTTAAAACGGAAGGGTTATTTAAAGAGAAAACATGGATATTCCATTACCAGTCTGAGATTTAGCTCATTTCTGCAACGCTCTGAAGATGTACATGTGGGAAAAAAGCGGTTTTTGTTCTGCTTTCAAGGGGACACAGTCAGCTAACACTatctgaagggttttttttaacctacttTTTACAACCGTGTGTAAACGGATGGTAATTGAACCAGATGAGAGAAAACGCCACTTCTTTCCCCACATTTGTTTGCAGGGCCCAGTCAATTTCACGGTttcccccgcacagcccgctcccctcctcttccctatACAATGGAAAAAGCATATTCTACATCAGTAGGAAAGGAGGTTGTAAAAAGAGTAGGAGAATTTGgagaaatccacacccctgagcgacacaattataccaacctaatccccagtgtagacagtgctgtgaTGACGGGAGACACAGCTACCGCCTCTCGAGGACGTGGCTTAACCACAGTGAAGGGAGACGGTCTCCTGTCGGCACTGCAGCACAGTGCTCACAAGCCCCTAGTGACGACAGGGCAGCGTGGAGTTCTCACGCGAGTTAGCACATTGACATGGGCTTGTCTGCACTCCGTGAGTTACCGCAGTCTAGCTAGTTCTAGTGAGCGTGGCTAGACTGCGTAACACCCGTCCAGCTACGCAGAGTGGTCGGATTAGCATCATTCCCCCCTGAAACTCCAGCGTCAGCAGCACTCGGGCATGAACAACCCTCCTCTAACGGGCCGGCTTAAGGCGCCACTTAACCCAAGCTAGAGATTTCTGGGAGTCGGCTTAGGGGCAACACTGGAGTTGTGCCTCAGGCTAATGCTGCGGAGGAGACGAGCCCTGGAGGGGAGCTGTAGCCAATGGCAAGAATCCTAGGATGGTGTCCCTGATGAGGCCATGGTGCACCGGgtggctgagctctgtgactttgtcctcacccacaaccatttcagatttggggacaacaacttataccttcaagtcagtggcactgctatgggtacccacgtggccccacagtatgtcaacgcttttatggctgacttagaacctaacgcttcctcagctcttgtccccttacGCCCCTATTCTACTTGTGCTACATagatgacatcttcattatctggacccacgggaaggaggcccttgaagaattccaccggATTTCAACGACTTccacccaccatcaacctcagcctggaccagtccacacaagagatccacttcctggacactacagtgcaaataagtgatggtcacgtaaacaccaccctataccggaaacctactgaccgctatacttccctacatgcctccagcttccatccaggacatatCACACGATCCAAGCCCTAAGATAccactgcatttgctccaattcctcagacagagacatacacctacaagatctctatcaagcgttcttacaactataatacccacctgctgaagtgaggaaacagactgacagagcaagacgggtacccagaagtcacctactacaggacaggcccaacaaggaaaataacagaacaccactggccatcctgtacagcccccagctaaaacctctccagcacatcaatgatctacaacctatcccggAAAATGATCTAtaactctcacagaccttgggagacaggccagtcctcacttacagacagccccccaatctgaagcaaatactcacaagtaactacacaccacacaacaaaaacaccaacccatgAACCCATTCttgtaacaaaccccattgcctcctctatccccatatctactctagcgacaccaccagaggacccaaccacatcagccagaccatcaggggctcattcacctgcatgtctaccAACGTGATGTATGCCATCacgtgtcagcaatgcccctctgccatgtacattggccaaaccggacagtctctacgcaaaagaataaatggacacaagtcggGCATCAGGAATGGAACATACGGAAGCCAGTAGGAGAagacttcaatctccctggacactcagtaaCAGATTTCCAAGTAGCCATCCttgaacaacaaaacttcaaaaacagacttcaaagcgaaactgcagagctacaattcatgtGCAAACTGAACACCTTCAGTCTGGGCTTGAATaggggctgggagtggctggctcactacaaaagcaatttgccctctcttggtattgaaaTCTCCTCATCAATtgctgggagtggaccacatccgcCCTGACTGGATCGGccttgtcagcactggttctccacttggaaaggtaactcccttctcttcacgtgCCAGTAGACAATGCCTGCAGCTGtaatttccactccatgcatctgaagaagtggggttttttacccacaaaagctcatgcccaaatacatcttttagtctttaaggtgccaccggactccttgttatcTTTACGCAGCGATTTATCGGTTGTGCCCCTAGGTGTCGCTGTCCTCACAGGAGAGGGCACAGCTGATTCACCCAGCTCCATGCAGTGCAGAAATCCTCTGTTAACGCAGGACTCCCCAGCACAGCTAAGGCAGCTGCGTGCGCGTCACTTACCTTGCCGTCGTGGGTGAGCAGGATGGAGTCGCTCTTAATGTCTCGGTGGATGACCCCCTGGGCGTGGAGGACAGAAAGTGCTTTCAGGACAGCCAGGCAGACAGCGGCAATCTGCTCTTCATTCATCCTGGAAGCAGGGAAAGGTTCAGAGCCCTGACAAGCTTCCCGGTGCTCTGCAGCAACAGGGGGAACTGCCCTGGCATGGCACCCGGCATCAGACCGGCGGAAAGTGCTTTGCCAGCTCAGACCCACCCTAGGTGTGGGAAGCATTATTACCATTTcgtaaatggggaactgaggaagGACTTGCTCACGGCCCCACAGCgagtctggcagagctgggacggAAAGTCCCAGCCTGCCTTTAGCAGATACACCCAGCTATGATCGCGACCTGAACGCGATGGGCTCGCGGAGAACTGCGGACCAGCAAGGAAGACTCACGTATAATGAGGCGGAGGTGCCAGGCAGAAAAGCAACTCAGAGAGCGGCTCTGCAGCCCCACAGTGGGTGGGTCCCCATCCCGCTCCTAGGACAGGATGTGCCTGCACCCTCAGACTCGCCTCTGGGGTACAGCTATGCTACACACCAAACCTGGGCTCTAGCCCCACCATCTGCACAGGAAGACCTCTGGTCTGGGTTTGGAGGGGTTTTAAGCCCAGCTAGCTGACCCAGCAGCGTGGCTGGGAGTCAGGTCTGCTGGATTCCATCCCTAGCTCGAGTAGGGGTtggggagtcaggattcctgggttctgtccctagaTTTTAGGCTCTGCTTTAACTTGGGCTGGAACCATGCACTCTAAAGTGAGGACAACAGCTAAATCACTGGGGCTCTGATAACCTTCCAATGCCCTTCCCATAATTCCCCCGACGGggagacaagttctcccacaatggACTGTGCTGAGACACCAGGAGTATTCCCCAGAGAACCACAGACTGGGTTCTCAGACAGTAACTCGGGGAGCGCCTGCAGAGCGGTTGCTCACACACAGGCCAGGCTAGCTCAGGAAGTCCAGGCCAGCCATCCGAGCTGATTGGCCAGTGCAGATGTAGCCTGTCTGGGGTTGCCGCTAGTCTCTTTGGGTGGCTCATCCCTGCAGAGTGATACAGTCCTCATGCTAGCCTCACCCGGGTCTAAGCAGCCACACTCAGGTCACAGGTGCTGCATTCCCCCCCAAGGGCGTCGCTAGGGCTTCGGGGGGCACATCCCATGGGTCTTCATGCTGCAGGAAGCTGAGTCGCTCTAGGCCTCTTTCCCAGTGAATGTGTCTGTCCTGGGCACACAGAGAGAATTGTGGGTAGGCACTGGAGGATTGTCCGTGCTCAGGGATTTAGCCTgcgtcctcactgcaaagtgggcaggTTACCAGCCTGCACAAAAGCCTCGCTCAGGTCCACAGGGGCCAGCTAGCCTGGGTTTCCAGCACTGCTGAACTCGGGTGAGAATTGGGGGAGCACCCAAGTTAACCCTGCTGTGGAGAGATACCAACAAATAGAACCTAACTCTCCATCTCCCTTCTGAGCTACCTGTTTCCACggctcccctctcctgccctccgGCTTTTCACACTCCTTAGCTGGAGCTACTGAGACCCATCCGGCCTGGTTTTCCTGGTGTCTGCACTGCCAGGCACAGGCCTGGAGCCTGACACACACGCTCACCCCCTGGCATTCCTAGTGCTCCTTTTCTATCTACGACTTCCACGCCGCTGCCAACCTTGCTTCAGAGGCTGGCATCAGAGGGGTCAGCTGGCCCAGACGCAAGGCCCCAGGGCAGGAATTCCCACCCCCGTCATACCTGGTGTGCGTTACGATATCCGTTAGCGCTCCGCCTTCTAGGAACTCCATCACCACCCACAGCTCATCCCCCACCAGGTAGCTGTTGTACATCTCCACCACGTTCTCGTGCTGGTAGTCCCTCATAATCACCACCTGAAAGGCAGGGTGCAGAGCGGAGCGTTATGGCCGGCAGAAGAACGGGGCTGGCAATGTAAACGAGGACGCAGCTCCGTGACGTACAGAGGAAAAGCCTTtttagaaaggagaggaaaagaaaCCTGACTTGAATGTGGTTCCCTAAAAGGCAGGGTTCACCCCACCAGAAATGCCACCCTAGGGCCTAGCTAGAGATCGGCTCGGGCAACACTCGCTCTACAAGGAGACTGTATCCCTGTGGCATTTGCCATGTGGGCAACGGAAGTAACAGAGGGAGAGGTAACAGTAAGTGCTACTGGGGGAGGATTGGGCGTTGCTGATTCGGTGATTGGGGAGGAACGAGGCTAACGGGGTCCTGCCCTAATGAGCCCATGCTAGGCATGCATGGGGGAGTGTCTATCCAAACCCATCAGCTGAGCCGGCGTAGTGCAGAGAGGGCCCAATGACCAGCCAGTGTCGATCCTGCGTCCCCCTGCGCAGTCCGGAGACCCTGCACTACGCTAGCTTGGGCTCGGCTTGGGCTGGTGCTGAGCGCACGGCTTTGCCAGGCAGTGAACTGAAAGGAGGATGTCGTGCGGCGCCTTCAAGCAAGCGGGTGGCTGCACTTGGGGAGCTCAGGGTCAGACAGATGGCCCAGGGTTAACACGGGCCCTTAACAGCTCTGCATCAACAGGCCTGTTTGATCAGCTACATTCCCCTGAGGTGCACTGTGTGGTGCTTTCTCCAGCCCAGATTAAAGAGATGCAGGCAATGGGGCTGCCCAAGGGAAGGCGATTTCTGCAGCTTCATACAGCAGGGCTCCCAAAGTGCCTCACAGCGTGGCCATGTCTTTGCCTCCtggcttcctgccccctcccattccctgtccctcaccccctccccctgcccaatcAAGGCCACCCTGTTTCCCAATGGCATCTGCTGCGGTTGCTCACACAGAGAAGTGATATTAGCTGCACCCGATGCATTTTTAGCTCCTTATGGTTTCGCAGCTGGAAATAAAGAGGAGCCAGTCGCCACGGGACCAGGCTGTACTGTGTGAACCACAGTGCGAGAGAAGCTGCGGTAACAGAGTCCAAGGCTAGGAAGCATCTCCTGAGATTCAGCCTGAACAGTCCATGGCTTAACCGCATCCCATTCCTCCTAATTAATCCCCTTGGGATCATCCTAAATGATGCTCCCTGCTCCTTTCAATTCGCCCTCCCAGTGCCTGGAGGTTTATCTGagcccttctcttctccccactgctGCCATAAGCCAGCCCGTTATTCTGAACAGACAGTGCCTGTACCCGTAACCTGCCACTGGGTGACTTTATGGCCGTAACCTTTGCTAAGGCCTGGTACACCAACTCCTTGCATCACAGCCAATGTCAGACTGGAAGCTcatggggagaagggggcagggacCCTCTGTAACTGGGGAGCATACATCGATTTTCAGAACTGACTTCTGAGTCTCGTCTCATCACCTTTCAGGGGGAATTGGCCGGCTCTGTAAAGGAATTTATGCACCTAAAGTTGCAGGCGGGCGCctagtgagatttttcaaaatcaTCTAAGCAGGTCAGGCACCTAACTCGCTCAGGCCGTTCTGAAAACCTTGCTGAACGCCCGTCTGCATCTTGAGATGGCCAAAGACCTTTCTGCCTTTATCTTCAAGGCACTCAACGTCCTGGGCCCAGGATATCTCATAGATGGACTAAAACTCTGCGATGAAGATCGCGGTCATCAGCGACACCCCTCTGGCACGATGAACAAGTTTCTGCaataagggtaaagctcatctgtcCAGGGGACGAAGCCGTTTCAGGGGCTGGTCTGAGACTGCGGAACGAACTCCCTCAGGAACGAAGGGTGAATTCTTTCTCCAGCAGATAGCAACGCACATGTGTACAGGACGTTCCAAAACATCCCCCACCCAATCCATACTTTCCGCCCAGGGGACAGCATGACAGAACCAACATGCAGATGTCAGTCACTTTGCTTAAGGCACGTCTGGAAGGCACTCAGACTCTACGGAGATGAGCGCAGTACGAGACCGTAGCTAGAACAGAACTGTCAAGCTGATCCCATGCCGCTTCTCAATTTGGCACGcaagcgcttttgaaaatctccccccctGCCTTTTTCCAGCTGTGCTGTCAAGCACCTAGTGCGCTCCTGGCCTCCAGGTGAACACAGCGCTGCTTCAAAGCCTGGCCGAACGGCCTGCTCTCCTTTAGGATTCCAAGCCTGCGACCCAACGAAGGGGACTGCAATCCCCACCATCGCCTGTCCGGAAGGCTGGGCTCTGAAGCAGTGGGGCTCCCACCTAGGTGTGGAGAAGCTCCCGTGGGTTAGATATGCCACCTACCTCATTAAACAGCAGCTCGCGTCTTTGCTGCTTCCTCAGGTCCATTTTCTTCACGGCCACCAGCTTCCCTGTGCTCTTGACCGTGGCGATGCAGACGATGCCCGTGGAGCCTTCGCCGATTTTAATGAAGTTGTCCAGGTAGGTCCGGGGGTCGCCCGGGTCAACCACCATCTGCAGGGCGGCtcggaactgttcgtgggagaccCGCTGGGGCTCGCGCTGCGGGGAGCGGGGCTGCTGGGAGgccgtggggggaggaggcggcggTGGCTGCTGGGAATAAGATGGCTGGGGGGCTGACTGGGGGATACGAGTTAAGTAGGGCTCTGATGCGTGTGGGGAGATTCCCGGATGGGGCGGCTCTGGGTTTTTGGACTTCGGCTGGCCTGGCTGGTGGACCCTGGAGGAGCTACTGCTCCCGCTTACTGGCCCATTGGATGTCATTTCCTGGGGCCTCGCAGACCTGGGCTCTgcctggaaggagagagagagaggaaaaagaaacaGCACATCAGCAGCTGAACCTAGAACAGAGGGGCCGGGAGACGCAGCATCAACCCCAGGCTCTCCGCCCGCCGACTGCCTTCGCACGGAGCAAAAGCTGCTTCCCACTCTGAAATCTTCCCTGCCAACAGGGTAcagggaagaagaggaaaaagatgTCAGTGTGGCATCCTCCCCTGGGGTTCCCAGAGAAGCCTTGCTGAGACAGTGTCTGAAGAGAAACAGCAGTGATTAGAGAGGAGAGTTTACCTATTGCTGCACGAGAGAGACAGAGCGAGAGATCTGCACTGGgatggctgtggggagagggaataGGTACgaggaaaggaaaaagagaacCAGACATCCAGACAGCATCTACAGGTGGTTCTACTGGACACGGCCTTGCGAGAGAGGCCTCAAGCATCCGTCAGCATTCCTAACGCACAGCGCGGCGCTGCAGCCGGAAGGACAGAGCAGTGGTGGTGCAGGATTGCTACGGGGAGCGCGGTGGCCGCAGGAAAGGTGCAGGAGCGCAGTGCGGGAGAGCTACCGAGAAAGCAGCACGTGTAGAGGAGACAGGTGCTGTTCCAGGAGACAGTGCAGGGAGCAAAGCTGCGTCCGGATGACAGTGCGGTGCGGCAGCGCCAGGCTTGCTAGAGGAGGACAGGGAGCCAAGGCAGTGGTGATGCAGAGCATGCAGCCGCTGAAGGAGATCAGTGTAGTGGTGGCATCGGCTTGCTACAGGGCTCAGAGGCAGCGGTCCAGGGAACCGGCTCTTGCAGGAGACAGCATCGGCCGCAGAGCGCGCAGCTGTTCGAGAGGAATGAACCATCTTTGCTGCACGCTTGACGTTTAGCGCCACAAAGCACAGAAGCGCCCAGACAAGCAGGAAGATGGCCACAAACCATCCCGCCACCCACACCAGCAGCCTGCCAGAAACACCTGGTTTGATACACCTTAAATCCATCAAGAGTGGATATGCCTTATGGAAGAAGCCCCTCAGCGGAGGATTAATTCCTAAAGCAGAGGGTGGGTGCTTTGCCTGGGAGGGTGCATCTGCTTTGGGGGCACTGATGGCAGGTTGGGAGTGAACCGAGTGCAAACATGGCTCAGCCTTAGCTGCCAGATAGTCAGGATCATGGCCCGAGGGGTGGGGGAACCTTTACCTGAGAACCTGTGCCCCTGACAGGGTCAGTCTCAGCTCGTGGGTACGTATTAAAAGGCCGGCCGGTCTGCTGAGCTGTCTTCATCACCCCTTCGGAGACGGGGATGTTTGGAGTCCGGATATTGGGCCCGGAGAGCGGGCGTTTGTCCCGCGGGGACTGCGGGCTTTTCTCCCCGGTGTATGTGGACTTGGGTCTCTTGTCGGAGGCGTCGTTGCGATCCCTCCTGACCACGCGGTCAGCCGGCTCGCTGTAGTCCCTCTCCGCCGGGTAGTCCCGCCTGCCATCCCGGTCATGGGCTCTGGGCCTGCCCTCCTTAGAGGGCTTGTGGTACTCAGGAGGGGGTGGCCTGCCGCCAGGGTGCTTGGTGGATTTGCTGCCGGGCTCCTGCCCTCGGGGCTGCTGTGGCTGGGCCCGGTTCTCCTCCCTGTCCCGGTTCCTCTCCCTGTCCCGATCCAGCTCGTTCCTGGCCTCATGGCGAGTCCTCTCTTTGTGGTCCTTATTCCTGTCCTCGAGGGGCTGGGCTTTGGCCGGCCCCTCGTTG includes the following:
- the PAK4 gene encoding serine/threonine-protein kinase PAK 4 isoform X1; translation: MKSQEEWACLLANVTMFSKKKKRVEISAPSNFEHRVHTGYDQQEQKFTGLPRQWQGIIEESAKRPKPLVDPVYITAIQHGSQKTIVRGNKTAKDGSLTWLLDEFENMSVSRSNSLRRDSPPLQPRRDQLFHQNGLNEGPAKAQPLEDRNKDHKERTRHEARNELDRDRERNRDREENRAQPQQPRGQEPGSKSTKHPGGRPPPPEYHKPSKEGRPRAHDRDGRRDYPAERDYSEPADRVVRRDRNDASDKRPKSTYTGEKSPQSPRDKRPLSGPNIRTPNIPVSEGVMKTAQQTGRPFNTYPRAETDPVRGTGSQAEPRSARPQEMTSNGPVSGSSSSSRVHQPGQPKSKNPEPPHPGISPHASEPYLTRIPQSAPQPSYSQQPPPPPPPTASQQPRSPQREPQRVSHEQFRAALQMVVDPGDPRTYLDNFIKIGEGSTGIVCIATVKSTGKLVAVKKMDLRKQQRRELLFNEVVIMRDYQHENVVEMYNSYLVGDELWVVMEFLEGGALTDIVTHTRMNEEQIAAVCLAVLKALSVLHAQGVIHRDIKSDSILLTHDGKVKLSDFGFCAQVNKEVPRRKSLVGTPYWMAPELISRLPYGPEVDIWSLGVMVIEMVDGEPPYFNEPPLKAMKMIRDNLPPKLKNVHKVSPSLKGFLDRLLVRDPVQRASANELLKHPFLAKAGPPSSIVPLMRQNRMR
- the PAK4 gene encoding serine/threonine-protein kinase PAK 4 isoform X2, with product MFSKKKKRVEISAPSNFEHRVHTGYDQQEQKFTGLPRQWQGIIEESAKRPKPLVDPVYITAIQHGSQKTIVRGNKTAKDGSLTWLLDEFENMSVSRSNSLRRDSPPLQPRRDQLFHQNGLNEGPAKAQPLEDRNKDHKERTRHEARNELDRDRERNRDREENRAQPQQPRGQEPGSKSTKHPGGRPPPPEYHKPSKEGRPRAHDRDGRRDYPAERDYSEPADRVVRRDRNDASDKRPKSTYTGEKSPQSPRDKRPLSGPNIRTPNIPVSEGVMKTAQQTGRPFNTYPRAETDPVRGTGSQAEPRSARPQEMTSNGPVSGSSSSSRVHQPGQPKSKNPEPPHPGISPHASEPYLTRIPQSAPQPSYSQQPPPPPPPTASQQPRSPQREPQRVSHEQFRAALQMVVDPGDPRTYLDNFIKIGEGSTGIVCIATVKSTGKLVAVKKMDLRKQQRRELLFNEVVIMRDYQHENVVEMYNSYLVGDELWVVMEFLEGGALTDIVTHTRMNEEQIAAVCLAVLKALSVLHAQGVIHRDIKSDSILLTHDGKVKLSDFGFCAQVNKEVPRRKSLVGTPYWMAPELISRLPYGPEVDIWSLGVMVIEMVDGEPPYFNEPPLKAMKMIRDNLPPKLKNVHKVSPSLKGFLDRLLVRDPVQRASANELLKHPFLAKAGPPSSIVPLMRQNRMR
- the PAK4 gene encoding serine/threonine-protein kinase PAK 4 isoform X3, which translates into the protein MKSQEEWACLLANVTMFSKKKKRVEISAPSNFEHRVHTGYDQQEQKFTGLPRQWQGIIEESAKRPKPLVDPVYITAIQHGSQKAEPRSARPQEMTSNGPVSGSSSSSRVHQPGQPKSKNPEPPHPGISPHASEPYLTRIPQSAPQPSYSQQPPPPPPPTASQQPRSPQREPQRVSHEQFRAALQMVVDPGDPRTYLDNFIKIGEGSTGIVCIATVKSTGKLVAVKKMDLRKQQRRELLFNEVVIMRDYQHENVVEMYNSYLVGDELWVVMEFLEGGALTDIVTHTRMNEEQIAAVCLAVLKALSVLHAQGVIHRDIKSDSILLTHDGKVKLSDFGFCAQVNKEVPRRKSLVGTPYWMAPELISRLPYGPEVDIWSLGVMVIEMVDGEPPYFNEPPLKAMKMIRDNLPPKLKNVHKVSPSLKGFLDRLLVRDPVQRASANELLKHPFLAKAGPPSSIVPLMRQNRMR